The proteins below come from a single Bactrocera dorsalis isolate Fly_Bdor chromosome 5, ASM2337382v1, whole genome shotgun sequence genomic window:
- the LOC105224439 gene encoding uncharacterized protein LOC105224439 isoform X2 yields the protein MDISATSDSNKPINHGNTCVDKLRPRRQNDESVRAFRKSKKNLGYARNRLLKRGVVPSIYENSSEGSDIKTTSAQRPLVHDTYIAESNDQRGLPLQIIGDIVIEHDNNQMEVNDGNLTIDHVQKPRQMIEVRLNKAPKTSAERGREFRARKALLKQQCKQQQEPVPKPSEITTIERRAKSAEATRRWREKKKALVGHQKKQAKTAAQRIREYRERKKLAKKVLLEQQSHQDLDAVVSTSSSQVNQRAGPSTINSISAELTNMDLEEKRKELKRIKRQKNHNARQRAYYQRQKDLKKNEEIKKEIKIMKTAPKSKSNAERQRKFRQHNAEKSYMDIKRQEEILAADMKANRNMESETELKTIDNSEDIAEDTEKPTTLNTLRTKSHQICSTNAATITLTTTGCMTERKKATPYENLSSEEKGLKAFFDAMLGATQRLPEFHQRRIKGDLVKALRHQGVNITE from the exons ATGGACATAAGTGCCACTAGTGATTCCAACAAGCCTATAAACCATGGAAATACTTGTGTGGATAAATTACGCCCTAGGAGGCAGAATGATGAAAGTGTTCGTGCTTTTAGGAAAAGCAAAAAGAATCTAG GATACGCTAGGAATCGATTATTGAAGCGTGGTGTTGTACCATCAATTTATGAAAACTCGTCTGAAGGATCGGATATAAAAACGACGAGTGCCCAGCGTCCGCTTGTGCATGATACTTACATCGCTGAATCAAATGATCAGAG AGGTTTACCATTACAAATAATTGGTGACATCGTGATTGAACATGACAATAATCAAATGGAAGTTAATGATGGAAATCTCACTATAGATCATGTACAAAAACCGAGACAAATGATTGAAGTTAG GTTGAATAAAGCGCCAAAAACTTCTGCAGAACGTGGTCGAGAATTCAGAGCACGAAAAGCACTGCTTAAACAACAATGTAAGCAACAACAGGAACCAGTCCCTAAACCCTCTGAAATAACGACAATAGAAAGGAGAGCAAAGTCTGCAGAGGCAACACGGCGATGGAGAGAGAAAAAAAAGGCGTTAGTGGGTCATCAAAAAAAACAGGCGAAAACTGCAGCTCAACGCATTCGAGAATACCGAGAGagaaagaaatt AGCAAAGAAAGTACTGTTGGAGCAGCAAAGTCATCAAGATTTAGATGCTGTAGTCAGTACATCATCATCACAAGTGAATCAAAGGGCTGGTCCATCAACAATAAACAGCATATCCGCAGAGCTAACTAACATGGATTT agAAGAAAAGCGTAAAGAgctaaaaagaataaaaaggcaaaaaaatcaTAATGCACGTCAAAGGGCATATTATCAGCGTCAGAaagatttgaagaaaaatgaagaaataaaaaaagaaataaaaataatgaaaacagcaccaaaatcaaaatcaaatgctgaACGTCAAAGGAAATTTCGTCAACATAATGCAGAAAAATCTTACATGGATAT aaaaagacAGGAAGAAATACTTGCAGCTGATATGAAAGCAAACAGAAATATGGAGTCAGAAACAGAATTGAAGACGATTGACAACAGTGAAGACATTGCTGAAGACACTGAGAAACCTACCACTTTAAATACTTTACGCACAAAATCACATCAAATATGTTCAACAAATGCTGCTACAATTACTTTAACGACAACAGGATGTATGACGGAACGTAAGAAGGCGACACCCTATGAAAACTTATCATCAGAAGAAAAGGGTTTGAAAGCATTTTTTGACGCAATGTTAGGTGCAACACAACGGTTACCTGAATTTCATCAACGTCGTATTAAAGGGGATTTGGTGAAAGCGTTACGACATCAAGGAGTCAACATAACGGAAtag
- the LOC105224439 gene encoding uncharacterized protein LOC105224439 isoform X1, whose translation MRCAVANCRSDNHSKASNCSFYIFPSNIELAKKWVEFCRRKDYFNPKTSFICMKHFTRDDFGNSLQFETGYARNRLLKRGVVPSIYENSSEGSDIKTTSAQRPLVHDTYIAESNDQRGLPLQIIGDIVIEHDNNQMEVNDGNLTIDHVQKPRQMIEVRLNKAPKTSAERGREFRARKALLKQQCKQQQEPVPKPSEITTIERRAKSAEATRRWREKKKALVGHQKKQAKTAAQRIREYRERKKLAKKVLLEQQSHQDLDAVVSTSSSQVNQRAGPSTINSISAELTNMDLEEKRKELKRIKRQKNHNARQRAYYQRQKDLKKNEEIKKEIKIMKTAPKSKSNAERQRKFRQHNAEKSYMDIKRQEEILAADMKANRNMESETELKTIDNSEDIAEDTEKPTTLNTLRTKSHQICSTNAATITLTTTGCMTERKKATPYENLSSEEKGLKAFFDAMLGATQRLPEFHQRRIKGDLVKALRHQGVNITE comes from the exons atgagatGTGCAGTTGCCAATTGTCGCAGCGACAATCACTCAAAAGCCTCCAATTGTAGCTTCTACATTTTCCCTTCGAATATAGAGCTGGCGAAAAAGTGGGTGGAATTTTGTCGGCGAAAAGACTACTTTAACCCAAAGACTAGTTTTATATGCATGAAGCATTTCACTCGCGACGACTTTGGGAACAGTCTTCAATTCGAAACCG GATACGCTAGGAATCGATTATTGAAGCGTGGTGTTGTACCATCAATTTATGAAAACTCGTCTGAAGGATCGGATATAAAAACGACGAGTGCCCAGCGTCCGCTTGTGCATGATACTTACATCGCTGAATCAAATGATCAGAG AGGTTTACCATTACAAATAATTGGTGACATCGTGATTGAACATGACAATAATCAAATGGAAGTTAATGATGGAAATCTCACTATAGATCATGTACAAAAACCGAGACAAATGATTGAAGTTAG GTTGAATAAAGCGCCAAAAACTTCTGCAGAACGTGGTCGAGAATTCAGAGCACGAAAAGCACTGCTTAAACAACAATGTAAGCAACAACAGGAACCAGTCCCTAAACCCTCTGAAATAACGACAATAGAAAGGAGAGCAAAGTCTGCAGAGGCAACACGGCGATGGAGAGAGAAAAAAAAGGCGTTAGTGGGTCATCAAAAAAAACAGGCGAAAACTGCAGCTCAACGCATTCGAGAATACCGAGAGagaaagaaatt AGCAAAGAAAGTACTGTTGGAGCAGCAAAGTCATCAAGATTTAGATGCTGTAGTCAGTACATCATCATCACAAGTGAATCAAAGGGCTGGTCCATCAACAATAAACAGCATATCCGCAGAGCTAACTAACATGGATTT agAAGAAAAGCGTAAAGAgctaaaaagaataaaaaggcaaaaaaatcaTAATGCACGTCAAAGGGCATATTATCAGCGTCAGAaagatttgaagaaaaatgaagaaataaaaaaagaaataaaaataatgaaaacagcaccaaaatcaaaatcaaatgctgaACGTCAAAGGAAATTTCGTCAACATAATGCAGAAAAATCTTACATGGATAT aaaaagacAGGAAGAAATACTTGCAGCTGATATGAAAGCAAACAGAAATATGGAGTCAGAAACAGAATTGAAGACGATTGACAACAGTGAAGACATTGCTGAAGACACTGAGAAACCTACCACTTTAAATACTTTACGCACAAAATCACATCAAATATGTTCAACAAATGCTGCTACAATTACTTTAACGACAACAGGATGTATGACGGAACGTAAGAAGGCGACACCCTATGAAAACTTATCATCAGAAGAAAAGGGTTTGAAAGCATTTTTTGACGCAATGTTAGGTGCAACACAACGGTTACCTGAATTTCATCAACGTCGTATTAAAGGGGATTTGGTGAAAGCGTTACGACATCAAGGAGTCAACATAACGGAAtag
- the LOC105224439 gene encoding uncharacterized protein LOC105224439 isoform X3, with translation MRCAVANCRSDNHSKASNCSFYIFPSNIELAKKWVEFCRRKDYFNPKTSFICMKHFTRDDFGNSLQFETGYARNRLLKRGVVPSIYENSSEGSDIKTTSAQRPLVHDTYIAESNDQRLNKAPKTSAERGREFRARKALLKQQCKQQQEPVPKPSEITTIERRAKSAEATRRWREKKKALVGHQKKQAKTAAQRIREYRERKKLAKKVLLEQQSHQDLDAVVSTSSSQVNQRAGPSTINSISAELTNMDLEEKRKELKRIKRQKNHNARQRAYYQRQKDLKKNEEIKKEIKIMKTAPKSKSNAERQRKFRQHNAEKSYMDIKRQEEILAADMKANRNMESETELKTIDNSEDIAEDTEKPTTLNTLRTKSHQICSTNAATITLTTTGCMTERKKATPYENLSSEEKGLKAFFDAMLGATQRLPEFHQRRIKGDLVKALRHQGVNITE, from the exons atgagatGTGCAGTTGCCAATTGTCGCAGCGACAATCACTCAAAAGCCTCCAATTGTAGCTTCTACATTTTCCCTTCGAATATAGAGCTGGCGAAAAAGTGGGTGGAATTTTGTCGGCGAAAAGACTACTTTAACCCAAAGACTAGTTTTATATGCATGAAGCATTTCACTCGCGACGACTTTGGGAACAGTCTTCAATTCGAAACCG GATACGCTAGGAATCGATTATTGAAGCGTGGTGTTGTACCATCAATTTATGAAAACTCGTCTGAAGGATCGGATATAAAAACGACGAGTGCCCAGCGTCCGCTTGTGCATGATACTTACATCGCTGAATCAAATGATCAGAG GTTGAATAAAGCGCCAAAAACTTCTGCAGAACGTGGTCGAGAATTCAGAGCACGAAAAGCACTGCTTAAACAACAATGTAAGCAACAACAGGAACCAGTCCCTAAACCCTCTGAAATAACGACAATAGAAAGGAGAGCAAAGTCTGCAGAGGCAACACGGCGATGGAGAGAGAAAAAAAAGGCGTTAGTGGGTCATCAAAAAAAACAGGCGAAAACTGCAGCTCAACGCATTCGAGAATACCGAGAGagaaagaaatt AGCAAAGAAAGTACTGTTGGAGCAGCAAAGTCATCAAGATTTAGATGCTGTAGTCAGTACATCATCATCACAAGTGAATCAAAGGGCTGGTCCATCAACAATAAACAGCATATCCGCAGAGCTAACTAACATGGATTT agAAGAAAAGCGTAAAGAgctaaaaagaataaaaaggcaaaaaaatcaTAATGCACGTCAAAGGGCATATTATCAGCGTCAGAaagatttgaagaaaaatgaagaaataaaaaaagaaataaaaataatgaaaacagcaccaaaatcaaaatcaaatgctgaACGTCAAAGGAAATTTCGTCAACATAATGCAGAAAAATCTTACATGGATAT aaaaagacAGGAAGAAATACTTGCAGCTGATATGAAAGCAAACAGAAATATGGAGTCAGAAACAGAATTGAAGACGATTGACAACAGTGAAGACATTGCTGAAGACACTGAGAAACCTACCACTTTAAATACTTTACGCACAAAATCACATCAAATATGTTCAACAAATGCTGCTACAATTACTTTAACGACAACAGGATGTATGACGGAACGTAAGAAGGCGACACCCTATGAAAACTTATCATCAGAAGAAAAGGGTTTGAAAGCATTTTTTGACGCAATGTTAGGTGCAACACAACGGTTACCTGAATTTCATCAACGTCGTATTAAAGGGGATTTGGTGAAAGCGTTACGACATCAAGGAGTCAACATAACGGAAtag
- the LOC105224439 gene encoding uncharacterized protein LOC105224439 isoform X4 translates to MEKSDTDSEYQSGALEPPTKKKLRTKIVHKKCVTTDSRQDFKPSETQSIDNESRRGLPLQIIGDIVIEHDNNQMEVNDGNLTIDHVQKPRQMIEVRLNKAPKTSAERGREFRARKALLKQQCKQQQEPVPKPSEITTIERRAKSAEATRRWREKKKALVGHQKKQAKTAAQRIREYRERKKLAKKVLLEQQSHQDLDAVVSTSSSQVNQRAGPSTINSISAELTNMDLEEKRKELKRIKRQKNHNARQRAYYQRQKDLKKNEEIKKEIKIMKTAPKSKSNAERQRKFRQHNAEKSYMDIKRQEEILAADMKANRNMESETELKTIDNSEDIAEDTEKPTTLNTLRTKSHQICSTNAATITLTTTGCMTERKKATPYENLSSEEKGLKAFFDAMLGATQRLPEFHQRRIKGDLVKALRHQGVNITE, encoded by the exons atggAGAAAAGTGACACAGACTCCGAGTATCAAAGCGGTGCTTTAGAACCACCAACTAAGAAGAAATTACGTACGAAAATTGTGCACAAAAAGTGTGTGACAACAGATTCAAGACAAGATTTTAAACCTAGTGAGACCCAATCAATTGATAATGAATCACGAAG AGGTTTACCATTACAAATAATTGGTGACATCGTGATTGAACATGACAATAATCAAATGGAAGTTAATGATGGAAATCTCACTATAGATCATGTACAAAAACCGAGACAAATGATTGAAGTTAG GTTGAATAAAGCGCCAAAAACTTCTGCAGAACGTGGTCGAGAATTCAGAGCACGAAAAGCACTGCTTAAACAACAATGTAAGCAACAACAGGAACCAGTCCCTAAACCCTCTGAAATAACGACAATAGAAAGGAGAGCAAAGTCTGCAGAGGCAACACGGCGATGGAGAGAGAAAAAAAAGGCGTTAGTGGGTCATCAAAAAAAACAGGCGAAAACTGCAGCTCAACGCATTCGAGAATACCGAGAGagaaagaaatt AGCAAAGAAAGTACTGTTGGAGCAGCAAAGTCATCAAGATTTAGATGCTGTAGTCAGTACATCATCATCACAAGTGAATCAAAGGGCTGGTCCATCAACAATAAACAGCATATCCGCAGAGCTAACTAACATGGATTT agAAGAAAAGCGTAAAGAgctaaaaagaataaaaaggcaaaaaaatcaTAATGCACGTCAAAGGGCATATTATCAGCGTCAGAaagatttgaagaaaaatgaagaaataaaaaaagaaataaaaataatgaaaacagcaccaaaatcaaaatcaaatgctgaACGTCAAAGGAAATTTCGTCAACATAATGCAGAAAAATCTTACATGGATAT aaaaagacAGGAAGAAATACTTGCAGCTGATATGAAAGCAAACAGAAATATGGAGTCAGAAACAGAATTGAAGACGATTGACAACAGTGAAGACATTGCTGAAGACACTGAGAAACCTACCACTTTAAATACTTTACGCACAAAATCACATCAAATATGTTCAACAAATGCTGCTACAATTACTTTAACGACAACAGGATGTATGACGGAACGTAAGAAGGCGACACCCTATGAAAACTTATCATCAGAAGAAAAGGGTTTGAAAGCATTTTTTGACGCAATGTTAGGTGCAACACAACGGTTACCTGAATTTCATCAACGTCGTATTAAAGGGGATTTGGTGAAAGCGTTACGACATCAAGGAGTCAACATAACGGAAtag